In the Streptomyces formicae genome, one interval contains:
- a CDS encoding class II aldolase/adducin family protein yields the protein MTSTPLSHPAGRAALVATARALADRALVHGRTGNVSLRTGDGTILITPTGADLATVRPGDLSVIDAAGAHREGPPPSKEAFLHAAVLRARPDARAVVHTHSPHAAAVSCLDGLDTDDALPPLTAYYAMRVGRLPLLPYFAPGDVRLAACAEEKARTHAALLLRHHGPVVAAPGLDAALEAVEELEQTARIHLLLRGTDHSRLTEQQRTALAPQPPYPVRLFSALAIKKALDETLLEAFTSTTGIDVDGVYEPTNVLLDQIEAGARPDVLVGVSGALEKLAAAGVLDASSLRPLARVGIGVAVPRGAPAVDVSSTDALVRALTSARSVAYSRTGASGVAFAALLARLGIAEEVNSRATVVDKGFTALALTDGRADLAVQQLSELRFVPDAHVVGRLPGEVQHYTDLSVALGADAAHRPEPAALLRHLTAAPAQDAYRAAGLEEPHP from the coding sequence ATGACCAGCACTCCCCTCTCGCACCCCGCCGGGCGCGCGGCGCTCGTCGCCACCGCCCGCGCGCTGGCCGACCGCGCGCTCGTGCACGGCCGCACCGGCAACGTCTCGCTGCGCACCGGCGACGGCACGATCCTCATCACCCCGACCGGCGCCGACCTCGCGACCGTGCGCCCCGGGGACCTGTCCGTCATCGACGCGGCGGGGGCCCACCGCGAAGGGCCGCCGCCGTCGAAGGAGGCGTTCCTGCACGCGGCGGTGTTGCGGGCCCGCCCCGACGCCCGCGCCGTGGTCCACACCCACTCCCCGCACGCCGCCGCCGTGTCGTGCCTCGACGGCCTCGACACGGACGACGCGCTGCCGCCGCTCACCGCGTACTACGCGATGCGCGTCGGACGGCTTCCGCTGCTCCCCTACTTCGCGCCCGGCGACGTGCGGCTCGCGGCCTGCGCCGAGGAGAAGGCCCGTACGCACGCGGCGCTGCTGCTGCGCCACCACGGGCCCGTCGTGGCGGCCCCCGGCCTCGACGCGGCCCTGGAGGCCGTCGAGGAGCTGGAACAGACCGCCCGGATCCACCTGCTCCTTCGCGGTACGGACCACTCCCGCCTGACCGAGCAGCAGCGCACCGCGCTGGCTCCGCAACCCCCGTACCCCGTACGGCTGTTCAGCGCCCTCGCCATCAAGAAGGCGCTGGACGAAACCCTCCTGGAGGCGTTCACCAGCACCACCGGGATCGACGTCGACGGCGTCTACGAGCCCACCAACGTGCTGCTCGACCAGATCGAGGCCGGGGCCCGCCCCGATGTGCTCGTCGGGGTCTCCGGCGCCCTGGAGAAGCTGGCCGCCGCAGGGGTGCTCGACGCCTCGTCGCTGCGGCCGCTCGCCCGGGTGGGGATCGGGGTCGCCGTGCCGCGCGGGGCGCCCGCCGTGGACGTCTCCAGTACCGACGCGCTCGTACGGGCGCTGACGTCGGCGCGTTCGGTGGCCTACTCCCGTACGGGGGCGAGCGGCGTCGCGTTCGCCGCGCTCCTGGCGCGGCTCGGCATCGCGGAGGAGGTCAACTCCCGTGCCACGGTGGTCGACAAGGGGTTCACGGCGCTCGCCCTGACGGACGGGCGCGCGGATCTGGCCGTGCAGCAGCTCAGCGAGCTGCGCTTCGTGCCGGACGCGCACGTCGTCGGGCGGCTGCCCGGCGAGGTGCAGCACTACACGGACCTGTCGGTCGCCCTCGGCGCGGACGCCGCGCACCGCCCCGAGCCCGCCGCGCTGCTGCGGCACCTGACGGCCGCACCCGCACAGGACGCCTACCGCGCGGCCGGCCTGGAAGAGCCACACCCGTGA
- the otnK gene encoding 3-oxo-tetronate kinase, translating into MLGVIADDVTGAGDVALALRESGLRTVLYFGVPGADVAPPGEHEAVVVALKSRMARPDSAVEESLAALRRLREHGVRQVYFKFCSTFDSTAKGNIGPVLDALADALDVPTVLLTPSSPRHGRTQYEGHLFVNGVPLAESPMRDHPLTPMRDSSLPRLLRAQTERHVGLVRWDTVRAGTEAVRAAIADALGRGDRYLLADALTEDDLRTLGRAAADAPLTAGAAGLAAGLAHAVADEAPDADEDGDPLDCWPAAVLCGSCSARTLEQLDALRALGRPVHRLDPVAEPDPAALAGRALDWYDALPPAAPLGAPVFHSSVPPSHLHAIQQALGVERAATVLEEATGRIAVGLVARGVRRVIAAGGETSGAVVAALGVRGGWIGRAAAPGVPWIRPTSGTPAALLLKSGNFGGPDFLAAASAPPPAATPPRDHSAAPHGRHLGARR; encoded by the coding sequence GTGCTCGGAGTGATCGCCGACGATGTCACCGGTGCCGGCGATGTGGCGCTCGCGCTGCGCGAGAGCGGGCTGCGCACCGTCCTGTACTTCGGGGTGCCGGGCGCCGATGTGGCACCCCCCGGCGAGCACGAGGCCGTCGTCGTCGCGCTCAAGAGCCGGATGGCGCGGCCCGACAGTGCCGTGGAGGAATCCCTCGCGGCTCTGCGCCGACTGCGTGAACACGGCGTGCGGCAGGTCTACTTCAAGTTCTGCTCGACCTTCGACTCCACCGCGAAAGGGAACATCGGGCCCGTCCTGGACGCCCTCGCGGACGCCCTGGACGTGCCGACGGTGCTCCTGACGCCCAGTTCGCCGCGGCACGGCCGCACGCAGTACGAGGGTCACCTCTTCGTGAACGGCGTGCCGTTGGCGGAGTCCCCGATGCGTGACCACCCCCTGACGCCGATGCGGGACTCGTCGCTGCCTCGGCTGCTGCGGGCCCAGACCGAGCGTCACGTCGGTCTCGTGCGGTGGGACACCGTACGCGCGGGCACCGAAGCCGTGCGTGCGGCGATCGCCGATGCCCTGGGGCGCGGGGACCGCTATCTGCTGGCCGACGCGCTGACCGAGGACGATCTGCGCACGCTCGGCCGGGCCGCCGCCGACGCACCGCTGACGGCGGGAGCGGCCGGTCTCGCCGCGGGGCTCGCGCACGCCGTCGCGGACGAGGCTCCGGACGCGGACGAGGACGGCGATCCGCTGGACTGCTGGCCCGCGGCCGTCCTGTGCGGGAGCTGCTCGGCGCGCACCCTGGAGCAGCTCGACGCCTTGCGGGCCCTGGGGCGTCCGGTGCACCGGCTCGATCCCGTCGCCGAGCCCGACCCGGCGGCGCTGGCAGGGCGCGCGCTCGACTGGTACGACGCACTGCCACCCGCCGCGCCCCTCGGGGCGCCCGTCTTCCACTCCTCCGTCCCGCCTTCTCACCTGCACGCGATTCAGCAGGCGTTGGGGGTCGAGCGAGCCGCCACCGTGCTGGAGGAGGCGACCGGACGGATCGCCGTCGGACTCGTGGCGCGCGGGGTGCGGCGCGTGATCGCGGCGGGCGGTGAGACGTCGGGCGCCGTGGTGGCCGCGCTCGGCGTCCGCGGCGGCTGGATCGGCAGGGCCGCCGCGCCCGGCGTGCCCTGGATACGCCCGACGTCCGGCACCCCGGCCGCACTGCTGCTCAAGTCGGGGAACTTCGGCGGCCCCGACTTCCTCGCCGCCGCCTCCGCGCCGCCCCCGGCCGCCACGCCGCCCCGCGATCACTCCGCCGCCCCGCACGGACGACACCTTGGAGCCCGCCGATGA
- a CDS encoding hydroxypyruvate isomerase family protein encodes MAGRIPAQRSAATSRTRPEEPAHALRVPDGPLLAANLKWLFTELPFEQRFDAAAEAGFAGVEYAAPYPYPAPRLRELLRTAGLRQVLINSPAGEPGSPERSGLACHPGRAADFRAGIERGLEYATELGAGLLHVLAGIVPPDVSTERAFATYVANLAWAADRAHGTGVRLVVEAQNERDAPGYFLRTQARAIAVVEAVGADRTGLLLDLYHAQVTEGDLVRTVRACLPYARHLQIADPPDRTEPGTGEVRWPRVFDALREGGYEGWLGCEYRPAHGSTPAGLGWVTEVTA; translated from the coding sequence ATGGCCGGGCGGATACCTGCGCAGCGCTCCGCGGCGACATCGCGGACCCGGCCCGAGGAGCCCGCGCACGCGCTGCGCGTCCCGGACGGCCCCCTGCTCGCCGCCAACCTCAAGTGGCTCTTCACCGAGCTGCCCTTCGAGCAGCGCTTCGACGCCGCGGCCGAGGCGGGGTTCGCCGGGGTCGAGTACGCCGCCCCCTACCCGTATCCCGCCCCTCGCCTGCGCGAACTGCTGCGCACCGCGGGGCTGCGGCAGGTGCTCATCAACTCCCCCGCCGGGGAGCCCGGTTCGCCGGAGCGTTCGGGGCTCGCCTGCCATCCGGGGCGTGCCGCGGACTTCCGCGCGGGGATCGAGCGCGGCCTGGAGTACGCGACCGAGCTCGGCGCGGGACTGCTGCACGTCCTCGCGGGCATCGTGCCGCCGGACGTGAGCACCGAGCGGGCCTTCGCCACCTACGTCGCCAACCTCGCCTGGGCCGCGGACCGCGCGCACGGCACCGGCGTACGGCTCGTGGTCGAAGCACAGAACGAGCGTGACGCGCCCGGGTACTTCCTGCGCACCCAGGCGCGGGCCATCGCCGTCGTGGAGGCCGTCGGCGCCGACAGGACCGGACTGCTCCTCGACCTCTACCACGCCCAGGTCACCGAGGGAGATCTCGTCCGCACGGTGCGCGCCTGCCTGCCGTACGCCCGGCACCTCCAGATCGCCGACCCGCCCGACCGCACCGAGCCAGGCACCGGCGAGGTCCGCTGGCCCCGGGTCTTCGACGCGCTGCGCGAGGGCGGCTACGAGGGCTGGCTCGGCTGCGAGTACCGGCCCGCGCACGGCAGCACGCCCGCCGGGCTCGGCTGGGTCACGGAGGTGACGGCATGA
- a CDS encoding phosphoglycerate dehydrogenase, whose translation MRADDARDDAPCVLVTTAYLQSGGEVDQLLRDAGFRTFFARPADRHGADERSLRSAVARAAPVGVVAGTDPFTADVLAASPGLRVVGRCGAGYDNVDVAAAARLGIAVTHSPGANRIAVAEHVLGLLVGCARGIPQSVADVRAGGWSQPSGRELAGATLGVVGLGSIGRTVARLGLAIGMRVVGHDPLPDRAFLAETGVAALSLDGVLREADFVTLHLALDASTRHLIDGAALRRMRPDAYLINTARGGIVDEQALADALSDGRLAGAALDVTEREPLPPDSPLRAFDNVLVTGHIAGATAEARSRSSLLAARQVLDVLAGRTPEHLVAPGPATARAGVR comes from the coding sequence GTGCGTGCCGACGATGCTCGTGACGACGCCCCGTGTGTGCTGGTGACCACGGCGTACCTCCAATCCGGCGGCGAGGTCGACCAGTTGCTGCGCGACGCCGGATTCCGGACCTTCTTCGCCAGGCCCGCCGACCGGCACGGCGCGGACGAGCGGTCCTTGCGCTCCGCCGTCGCCCGCGCGGCCCCCGTCGGCGTCGTCGCGGGGACCGACCCGTTCACGGCCGACGTGCTCGCGGCATCCCCCGGATTGCGGGTCGTCGGCCGCTGCGGTGCCGGGTACGACAACGTCGACGTGGCCGCCGCCGCCCGGCTCGGCATCGCCGTGACCCACTCCCCCGGCGCCAACAGGATCGCGGTCGCCGAGCACGTGCTCGGTCTGCTCGTCGGCTGCGCGCGGGGTATTCCGCAGAGCGTCGCCGACGTACGGGCGGGTGGCTGGTCGCAGCCCAGCGGGCGGGAGTTGGCGGGTGCGACGCTCGGCGTCGTGGGGCTGGGCTCGATCGGGCGGACCGTCGCACGGCTCGGTCTCGCCATCGGCATGCGCGTGGTGGGTCACGACCCGCTCCCGGACCGCGCGTTCCTCGCGGAGACCGGTGTCGCCGCGCTGTCCCTGGACGGTGTGCTGCGCGAGGCCGACTTCGTGACGCTGCACCTCGCGCTCGACGCGTCGACCCGGCATCTGATCGACGGCGCCGCGCTGCGCAGGATGCGCCCGGATGCGTATCTGATCAACACCGCGCGGGGCGGCATCGTCGACGAACAGGCCCTCGCCGACGCGCTCTCCGACGGCAGGCTCGCGGGCGCCGCCCTCGATGTGACGGAGCGGGAACCGCTGCCGCCGGACTCCCCGCTGCGGGCGTTCGACAACGTCCTGGTCACCGGGCACATCGCGGGTGCGACGGCCGAGGCGAGGTCGCGCTCCAGCCTGCTGGCCGCCCGGCAGGTGCTCGACGTGCTCGCGGGAAGGACGCCGGAACATCTCGTCGCCCCGGGGCCCGCGACGGCGCGAGCGGGGGTGCGGTGA
- a CDS encoding GntR family transcriptional regulator, whose product MATTRPSARQPLADKMYEVLLGQFMDGLWSPGQSLNIGALTRELNVSQTPLREALARLEHTGLVRREALKGYRVAPLFTERELIKLMDARLVLEPAMVHEAARRTTPEFLAELKASIDELEHCAEAPRSASVRAYWAADERFHLRIAAQCDNPFLESAYRSLGGHVQRFRLFTELGASEAESPAREHTAVYEAMAAGDAEGAAKKMRRHIENAKARALTDRQAVDGD is encoded by the coding sequence ATGGCTACGACCCGCCCGTCCGCCCGGCAACCCCTGGCCGACAAGATGTACGAGGTGCTGCTCGGGCAGTTCATGGACGGACTCTGGTCGCCCGGCCAGTCCCTCAACATCGGGGCCCTCACCCGCGAGCTGAACGTCAGTCAGACGCCGCTCCGCGAAGCCCTCGCGCGCCTCGAACACACGGGCCTGGTCCGGCGCGAGGCGCTCAAGGGCTACCGCGTCGCACCGCTCTTCACCGAGCGCGAGCTGATCAAGCTGATGGACGCGCGGCTCGTCCTGGAACCCGCGATGGTCCACGAGGCCGCGCGCCGCACCACGCCGGAGTTCCTCGCCGAGCTCAAGGCGAGCATCGACGAGCTCGAGCACTGTGCGGAGGCGCCGCGTTCGGCATCGGTGCGTGCCTACTGGGCCGCCGACGAGCGCTTCCACCTGCGCATCGCCGCGCAGTGCGACAACCCGTTCCTGGAGAGCGCCTACCGCTCCCTCGGCGGCCACGTGCAGCGCTTCCGGCTCTTCACGGAACTGGGCGCGTCGGAGGCCGAGTCACCGGCCAGGGAGCACACCGCCGTCTACGAGGCGATGGCGGCGGGCGACGCGGAAGGCGCGGCGAAGAAGATGCGTCGGCACAT